Proteins co-encoded in one Acinetobacter lwoffii genomic window:
- a CDS encoding YagK/YfjJ domain-containing protein yields the protein MRVSINQEKLTLEIEKFLKRLKRERTKWYGFYSQLTNLLLGFNDIYDPDDEYTGYLKFFVILRYDLQRIDSDYFDLMDELKIIGYREMRAWFLDLSEDFEKDYKMIEKQKDENKIEVQEYCESIIGKYSRILVARVDLGYLQEHSSRIRVEDIYNDLDILLNRIQNKDGIFKHVIGYIWGVEQGGKSKGFHCHLAIIYDNAYRDGSAAYWGDEIIALWKDITRGYGQGYNCWNRERVAKLRREDKLGIGVIYRRDSTQVTNFIEAMQYIADHHKRTLQYLRVKPKGRRVFGKGQLRAQYDRR from the coding sequence ATGAGAGTTTCAATTAATCAGGAAAAACTTACACTTGAGATTGAGAAATTTTTAAAACGTTTAAAAAGAGAACGAACAAAATGGTATGGATTCTATTCGCAGCTTACTAATCTGTTATTAGGCTTTAATGATATTTATGATCCCGATGATGAATACACAGGTTATCTTAAATTCTTTGTAATTCTGAGATATGACTTGCAGAGAATAGACTCTGATTATTTTGATCTTATGGATGAGCTAAAGATAATTGGGTATAGAGAGATGAGAGCGTGGTTTTTAGATTTATCTGAGGATTTTGAAAAAGATTATAAGATGATCGAAAAACAGAAAGATGAAAATAAAATTGAAGTGCAGGAATATTGTGAGTCAATAATTGGTAAATATAGCCGAATATTAGTTGCTCGGGTGGACTTGGGTTATTTACAAGAACATTCTAGTCGCATCAGAGTTGAAGATATTTATAATGATTTGGATATACTGCTTAATCGTATCCAAAATAAAGATGGCATATTTAAACATGTGATCGGATATATATGGGGAGTGGAGCAAGGCGGTAAAAGTAAAGGTTTTCACTGTCACTTAGCAATCATTTATGATAATGCCTATCGTGATGGAAGCGCAGCATATTGGGGGGATGAAATAATCGCGCTATGGAAGGATATTACTAGAGGTTATGGTCAAGGATATAATTGCTGGAACCGTGAACGTGTAGCCAAACTTAGAAGAGAGGATAAGCTGGGGATCGGTGTGATTTATCGTCGTGATTCAACCCAAGTGACAAATTTCATTGAGGCAATGCAATACATTGCGGATCATCACAAACGTACTCTTCAATACTTACGTGTAAAGCCCAAAGGACGAAGAGTATTTGGTAAGGGTCAGTTAAGAGCGCAGTATGATAGACGATAA
- a CDS encoding pyocin activator PrtN family protein, producing MNKVQMNLSDYLFMQFKTMTPTLEQVAAMYYPHLSKAKILEKARKKEFPFICYKIDESQKSPYLVDIFDLAFVLDKRYNEQAKEYEIFTKSALTNSQN from the coding sequence ATGAACAAAGTACAAATGAATTTATCAGATTATTTATTCATGCAATTTAAAACCATGACTCCCACTCTTGAACAAGTGGCAGCCATGTATTACCCCCATCTAAGTAAAGCAAAAATATTAGAAAAAGCGAGAAAAAAGGAATTTCCATTTATTTGCTACAAGATAGATGAAAGTCAAAAATCACCATACTTAGTTGATATTTTTGACTTAGCTTTTGTTTTAGACAAACGTTACAACGAACAAGCTAAAGAGTATGAAATTTTTACGAAGTCA
- the kdpB gene encoding potassium-transporting ATPase subunit KdpB — protein sequence MNHSKQTVQTQQNTIASTLFQAESWKNAFIKLLPQHVIKNPVMAIVWLGTLITLVSTILGQASLVFGLLVTLILFVTVLFANYAEALAEAKGRGQASSLRQARQNLTARRIHSKDDMDGVQISAAELKMHDLIEVRAGEFIPVDGEIIQGFATINEAAVTGESAPVLREAGTDKSGVIGGTKVLTDRIIVQVTAEAGNSFLDRMIALVEGSNRQKTPNEIALGILLTVMTVTFIIVVVSLPLIGHFLHIEISPILLVALLVCLIPTTIGGLLPAIGIAGMNRALKANVIAKSGKAVEVAGDIDVLLLDKTGTITYGDRQATAFYPLTGVTESELRQAAVLTSLADPTPEGKSVVALAKEQGERVAEPEQAEFIAFNASTRISGLNLADGHQVRKGAMDAILKFASQNLENHAELKARVEQIASKGATPLVVAKDQNLLGVIELSDVIKQGIKEKFARLREMGIKTVMVTGDNPLTAAAIAAEAGVDDYIAEAKPEDKLTCIRTEQNKGHLVAMVGDGTNDAPALAQADIGLAMNSGTQAAKEAGNMVDLDSDPTKLLSVVEIGKQQLITRGALTTFSLANDVSKYFAILPALFVAAIPQMHVLNVMQLGSSESAILSALIFNAIIIPLLIPIALRGVKFKPSTSTQLLRRNMLIYGVGGVLLPFIAIKAIDLLISPILAL from the coding sequence ATGAATCATTCAAAACAAACTGTTCAAACACAGCAAAACACTATCGCTTCAACCTTATTTCAAGCTGAATCATGGAAAAATGCCTTTATTAAACTGCTACCGCAGCATGTGATTAAAAATCCGGTGATGGCCATCGTTTGGCTTGGGACGCTGATTACACTGGTTAGTACAATTTTGGGGCAAGCCAGTCTGGTTTTTGGCTTATTGGTGACATTGATTTTATTTGTAACTGTTCTCTTTGCCAATTATGCTGAAGCCCTTGCCGAAGCTAAAGGCCGCGGACAGGCGTCATCCCTGCGTCAAGCGCGTCAAAATTTGACGGCGCGCCGGATCCATTCTAAAGATGATATGGATGGGGTGCAGATTTCAGCGGCTGAATTGAAAATGCATGACTTGATTGAAGTGCGTGCAGGGGAATTCATTCCCGTAGATGGTGAGATCATTCAAGGCTTTGCTACGATCAATGAAGCTGCTGTAACAGGTGAATCTGCGCCGGTACTGCGTGAAGCGGGTACGGATAAATCAGGGGTGATTGGGGGAACCAAAGTCTTAACCGACCGGATCATCGTGCAAGTGACCGCAGAGGCGGGAAATAGCTTTCTCGACCGAATGATTGCTTTAGTCGAAGGCTCAAACCGTCAAAAAACACCGAATGAAATTGCCTTAGGTATTTTACTGACCGTGATGACTGTGACTTTTATCATCGTCGTGGTCAGCCTGCCGTTGATTGGACATTTCCTGCATATTGAAATCAGCCCGATTTTATTGGTGGCGCTATTGGTCTGCTTGATTCCAACCACCATCGGCGGCTTATTGCCAGCTATTGGAATTGCAGGGATGAACAGAGCGCTCAAAGCCAATGTGATTGCCAAATCAGGCAAGGCGGTTGAAGTTGCAGGCGATATAGATGTTTTACTACTCGATAAAACCGGAACTATTACTTACGGTGACCGTCAGGCGACTGCTTTTTATCCCTTAACAGGAGTGACGGAGTCTGAACTTCGCCAAGCGGCGGTACTGACTTCTTTGGCCGATCCAACGCCAGAAGGTAAATCGGTGGTTGCTTTGGCCAAAGAGCAAGGTGAAAGAGTGGCCGAGCCTGAACAGGCTGAGTTTATCGCTTTTAATGCGTCCACACGCATTTCAGGCCTTAACTTGGCGGATGGTCATCAAGTGCGTAAAGGCGCTATGGATGCCATTCTTAAATTCGCTTCGCAAAACCTTGAAAATCATGCCGAACTGAAAGCGCGCGTAGAACAAATAGCTTCAAAAGGGGCAACGCCGCTGGTCGTGGCTAAAGATCAGAATTTGTTGGGTGTCATTGAACTATCAGACGTGATTAAGCAAGGCATTAAAGAAAAATTTGCGCGCTTACGTGAAATGGGCATTAAAACTGTGATGGTGACCGGAGATAATCCGCTCACAGCAGCGGCCATCGCAGCAGAGGCTGGTGTGGATGATTATATCGCTGAAGCGAAACCAGAAGATAAACTCACATGCATTCGAACCGAGCAAAACAAAGGACATTTGGTAGCGATGGTCGGTGACGGTACTAATGATGCACCGGCGTTGGCCCAAGCAGATATTGGCTTAGCCATGAACTCGGGAACGCAAGCAGCCAAAGAAGCAGGCAATATGGTGGATTTAGATTCTGATCCAACCAAATTGCTATCTGTGGTTGAAATAGGCAAACAGCAACTGATTACTCGCGGTGCATTAACCACCTTTTCCTTGGCGAATGATGTATCAAAGTATTTTGCAATTTTGCCGGCATTATTCGTCGCGGCAATTCCGCAAATGCATGTGTTAAATGTCATGCAACTAGGCAGTTCTGAAAGTGCCATCCTGTCTGCGCTGATCTTTAATGCGATCATTATTCCTCTGCTGATTCCAATTGCACTGCGCGGTGTGAAATTCAAACCTTCGACATCTACCCAATTATTGCGCCGCAACATGCTGATTTATGGTGTGGGCGGGGTGCTGCTACCGTTTATTGCCATTAAAGCGATTGATCTGCTGATCAGTCCAATCTTGGCCCTATAA
- the kdpC gene encoding potassium-transporting ATPase subunit KdpC, translating into MQNHQLADSSWGEKLRASFGMTIIALGLCGFVYSAAATSLGQMLFPKQANGSLIVENNQVIGSHLVAQPFAQVQYFHPRPSAANYDPMAMAGSNMARTNPELQKVIDERLNQIAAKEQIEKSKIPTDLVTASGSGIDPEISVQSAMIQVKRIAHARHMSEQDVEKLIQSHTVQPTFGILGQARVNVLGLNLALDRSGK; encoded by the coding sequence ATGCAAAATCATCAATTGGCAGACTCATCATGGGGTGAGAAACTGCGCGCTTCGTTTGGAATGACCATCATTGCTCTAGGCTTATGCGGCTTTGTATATAGTGCTGCTGCAACCAGCTTAGGACAAATGCTCTTTCCAAAACAAGCCAACGGCAGCTTGATTGTCGAAAATAATCAAGTGATCGGTTCACACTTAGTGGCACAGCCTTTTGCCCAAGTTCAATATTTCCATCCGCGTCCATCTGCCGCAAATTATGATCCTATGGCGATGGCTGGAAGCAACATGGCGAGAACCAATCCGGAACTGCAGAAAGTCATAGACGAGCGGCTGAATCAAATCGCAGCGAAGGAACAGATTGAAAAATCTAAAATTCCTACGGATCTGGTCACCGCTTCAGGCAGCGGCATCGACCCTGAAATTAGTGTGCAATCCGCCATGATTCAAGTGAAGCGGATTGCCCATGCACGGCATATGTCTGAACAGGATGTCGAAAAACTAATTCAGTCGCATACGGTTCAGCCGACTTTTGGGATTTTAGGACAGGCACGTGTCAATGTGCTTGGATTAAATTTGGCTTTGGATCGGAGCGGGAAGTGA
- a CDS encoding recombination directionality factor: MIKGLAITPPILGRISIGRVVEKNGKRLPEKDDQFTITSQIQGKDGWVKHPLDEQLRSQAPNQKLRSIPVRMIFNDPELNLRAEYSLFDRQTGRPICVGNGQTCQRMTSQGVEQHPCPSPDLCPLGQGGHCKPYGRLHVNLDESDEFGTFIFRTTGFNSIRTLAARLSYYHAASNGLLSCLPLQLTLRGKSTTQSYRQPVYYVDLTLRDGIHLQEAIQTAKEIDQKSKLCGFNQAALDQMARQGYGNARFEVNAEEGLDLVEEFYNDKGFESESVQTEIKNKSKSELKSHQGEGVVQEIQKSLKQNVRIVN; the protein is encoded by the coding sequence ATGATTAAAGGTCTAGCAATCACACCACCCATCTTGGGCCGGATCAGTATTGGTCGTGTAGTCGAAAAGAATGGCAAGCGTCTGCCTGAGAAAGACGATCAGTTCACCATTACCAGTCAAATACAAGGCAAGGATGGTTGGGTCAAACACCCCTTGGATGAGCAATTGCGTAGTCAAGCACCGAATCAAAAGCTGCGTAGCATTCCTGTGCGTATGATCTTCAATGATCCTGAATTGAACTTACGTGCCGAGTACAGCTTGTTTGACCGACAGACAGGTCGCCCGATTTGTGTGGGGAATGGTCAGACCTGTCAACGTATGACATCACAAGGTGTAGAGCAACATCCTTGCCCATCCCCCGACTTATGCCCACTTGGACAAGGCGGGCACTGTAAGCCTTATGGACGCCTGCATGTCAATTTAGATGAGTCGGATGAATTTGGTACATTCATTTTTAGAACAACAGGCTTTAACAGCATACGTACGTTGGCTGCACGATTGAGCTACTACCATGCAGCATCAAATGGGTTGCTTTCATGCTTGCCACTGCAGCTGACCTTGCGAGGAAAGAGTACAACGCAAAGTTATCGTCAACCTGTGTACTACGTGGATTTAACGCTCAGGGATGGCATTCATTTACAAGAGGCGATTCAAACAGCGAAGGAAATTGACCAGAAAAGTAAGTTGTGTGGTTTTAATCAGGCTGCTTTAGATCAAATGGCACGGCAGGGTTATGGTAATGCACGATTTGAGGTGAATGCTGAGGAGGGACTAGATTTGGTTGAAGAGTTTTATAATGATAAGGGTTTTGAGTCTGAATCGGTACAAACTGAAATCAAAAATAAATCTAAATCAGAGCTTAAGTCCCATCAGGGAGAGGGTGTTGTACAAGAGATTCAGAAAAGCTTGAAGCAGAATGTAAGGATTGTAAATTAA
- the kdpA gene encoding potassium-transporting ATPase subunit KdpA, giving the protein MLEFALLLAIVFVLAYPLGKYLAAIMHNRDMKIDPLFNWIEKPIYAVLGINPKRGMNVKTYSLNFVMSCAVIGLVTWTLFMVQASLPLNPNHAPNMSWDLALHTMISFLTNTNQQHYSGQAQLSYLSQMVGIVGLQIFTPMMGLAMVVATVRALFYKQSNALSETDQQTSFKHKVQQINVGNYWADVIRPTFRFLIPLCMVWSLLLTSQGVPSTFQGGPEVQVIDQSSELTTQKIPLGPVAPMVAIKQLGSNGGGWYGPNSSVPLENPTPLSNFLEMLAILLIPVSVIFMLGFFTKRAKFAGFVFASMLLMSSISATSAIWSESISSTSTLLSAMEGKEVRFGEASSALWSAVTTQVNNGSVDMMHDSSAPLTGMVQLSNMLINAIWGGIGCGLQQFIIYLFLAVFIAGLMTGRTPELFGRKIEAGEIKLLAVVILIQPIVILGLTAITVFFPELTGNSNPQYHGISQVLYEYVSAFANNGSGFEGLSDNTVWWNVTCGIALLLGRFPTLIIPLIIATRLAAKRQAPESSGSLKVETPTFALTLIAIVVMLTLLQFMPVLVLGPIADHLLLVQG; this is encoded by the coding sequence ATGTTAGAGTTTGCTTTGCTTTTAGCCATCGTCTTTGTTCTGGCTTATCCCTTGGGTAAATACCTCGCAGCAATTATGCACAACCGCGATATGAAAATTGATCCTCTATTCAATTGGATTGAAAAGCCCATTTACGCGGTTTTAGGAATCAATCCCAAACGGGGGATGAATGTCAAAACTTATTCATTAAATTTTGTCATGAGCTGTGCAGTGATCGGTTTGGTGACTTGGACTCTATTTATGGTTCAAGCCAGCCTGCCGTTGAACCCAAACCATGCACCGAATATGTCATGGGATTTGGCGCTGCATACCATGATTTCGTTTCTGACCAATACCAACCAGCAGCACTATTCAGGACAGGCGCAACTGTCTTATTTATCGCAAATGGTCGGCATTGTCGGCTTGCAGATCTTCACGCCGATGATGGGCCTGGCGATGGTGGTGGCTACAGTTCGAGCACTGTTCTACAAACAATCCAATGCACTTTCTGAAACCGATCAACAGACCAGCTTTAAGCATAAAGTGCAACAAATTAATGTCGGCAACTATTGGGCCGATGTGATTCGTCCGACGTTCCGCTTTCTGATTCCTTTATGCATGGTTTGGTCATTATTGCTCACTAGCCAAGGCGTACCATCGACTTTTCAAGGCGGCCCAGAAGTTCAAGTCATCGACCAAAGCAGCGAATTAACAACGCAAAAAATACCTTTAGGCCCTGTTGCGCCCATGGTAGCAATTAAGCAATTGGGCAGTAATGGTGGTGGCTGGTATGGTCCGAACAGCAGTGTACCTTTGGAAAATCCTACACCATTGTCAAACTTTCTGGAAATGCTTGCGATTTTACTGATCCCTGTTTCGGTGATTTTCATGCTGGGCTTTTTCACCAAACGCGCCAAATTCGCGGGCTTTGTCTTTGCTTCGATGCTGCTGATGTCGAGCATTTCTGCGACTAGTGCCATCTGGTCAGAAAGTATTTCATCGACGTCGACATTGCTTTCCGCCATGGAAGGTAAGGAAGTGCGTTTTGGCGAGGCATCGTCTGCCTTGTGGTCAGCAGTCACCACCCAAGTCAATAACGGCTCAGTGGATATGATGCACGATTCATCTGCACCGCTCACAGGCATGGTGCAATTGTCCAATATGCTGATCAATGCCATTTGGGGCGGAATAGGCTGCGGTTTGCAGCAATTCATAATTTATCTGTTTTTAGCGGTCTTTATTGCAGGCTTAATGACCGGCCGAACCCCAGAATTGTTTGGCCGCAAAATTGAAGCCGGTGAAATCAAGCTGCTCGCTGTTGTGATTTTGATCCAACCCATCGTCATTCTTGGTTTAACCGCAATAACTGTATTTTTCCCTGAATTGACGGGCAACAGTAATCCGCAATACCACGGCATTTCTCAAGTTCTGTACGAATATGTGTCTGCATTTGCCAACAATGGCTCAGGCTTTGAAGGGCTATCAGACAATACCGTGTGGTGGAATGTCACATGCGGTATTGCTTTATTGCTCGGCCGTTTCCCGACATTAATTATTCCTTTAATCATCGCTACACGTTTAGCTGCCAAACGCCAAGCACCTGAAAGCAGCGGCAGTTTAAAAGTCGAAACGCCAACATTCGCACTGACTTTAATCGCCATTGTGGTGATGTTGACTTTATTGCAATTTATGCCAGTCCTGGTCTTGGGGCCAATTGCTGATCATCTGTTATTGGTTCAAGGTTAA
- a CDS encoding YqaJ viral recombinase family nuclease: MNQIAPISNQTVQAGVQTALNPLTTPKRASSAKRLVNTKDMAYQDWLEVRKQGIGSSDAATACGLNPYMSMLELWLIKTGRQTQSIEDESSGIAPLYWGKQLEPLVAEYYSMHTNNKVRRVNAVLQHPDPDKHFMLANLDYSVVGSDEVQILECKTAGEHGAKLWRDGVPLYVLCQVQHQLAVTGKQAAHVCVLICGHETKIFKVTRSESVIEHIVQAERLFWECVENDVPPAVDASESAAKALQQLYPEHTPLSCVDLTEVELANELFDQLIKEKQQIEQHQSQFDLLKHRVQALMQEHERAVFQQGSVTWKKSKDSISLDTKSLLQHQPELIQQYPLQKAGSRRFNIYHD; this comes from the coding sequence ATGAATCAAATCGCACCGATTTCAAATCAGACTGTACAGGCAGGTGTTCAAACTGCATTAAATCCATTAACTACACCTAAACGAGCTAGTTCTGCAAAACGCTTAGTCAACACCAAAGATATGGCGTATCAAGATTGGCTTGAAGTTCGTAAACAAGGCATTGGCAGCAGTGATGCAGCAACAGCATGTGGCTTAAATCCCTACATGTCCATGTTAGAGCTTTGGCTGATCAAAACAGGTCGTCAGACTCAATCCATTGAAGATGAAAGTTCAGGTATAGCACCTCTGTATTGGGGCAAACAGCTGGAACCTTTGGTGGCTGAGTATTACAGCATGCACACCAATAACAAAGTTCGTCGAGTCAATGCTGTATTACAGCACCCTGATCCTGATAAGCATTTCATGTTAGCAAACTTGGATTACTCTGTTGTTGGAAGCGACGAAGTTCAGATTCTTGAATGCAAAACAGCAGGTGAGCATGGAGCAAAATTGTGGCGTGATGGTGTGCCTTTATATGTGCTTTGTCAGGTACAACATCAACTGGCGGTGACTGGTAAACAGGCAGCGCATGTTTGTGTCTTGATCTGTGGGCATGAAACCAAGATCTTCAAAGTGACACGGTCTGAATCCGTGATTGAACATATTGTTCAAGCAGAACGATTATTTTGGGAATGTGTTGAAAATGACGTTCCACCAGCAGTGGATGCCAGTGAATCGGCAGCCAAAGCTTTACAGCAGCTCTATCCTGAACATACCCCGCTCAGTTGTGTTGATCTAACGGAGGTCGAACTTGCCAATGAACTGTTTGATCAACTGATAAAGGAAAAACAGCAGATTGAACAACACCAAAGCCAGTTTGATCTACTCAAACACCGTGTTCAGGCACTGATGCAGGAACATGAACGTGCCGTATTTCAGCAAGGTTCAGTGACATGGAAAAAGAGCAAGGACAGTATTAGCCTAGATACCAAGTCCTTACTTCAGCACCAACCTGAACTCATCCAACAATACCCATTGCAGAAAGCAGGCAGTCGTCGTTTCAACATTTATCACGATTAG
- a CDS encoding DUF932 domain-containing protein yields MAHQIEQIAYVGETPWHGLGNQLSPNQPLEVWAQQAGMDWRIESSNVSYMAQNERGQSIIMPFEEQRVLYRSDTHAPLSVVSQRYQEVQPKEILEFYRDLTEQSGFELETAGVLKGGKKFWALARTGQSTALKSKDVSNGYILLATACDGTLATTAQFTSIRVVCNNTLAIALRGQSSSAGVVKVPHSTKFDAEKVKQQLGISVRAWDEHMYEMKQLTQRKVSQQEAKAYFDAVFNNSTMSISDPEENIIQFYRNVAQQAQEKKPEPNGRAMNKALDMFNGQGRGAELSSAKDTAYGLLCSITEFVDHERRAMSTDHRLDSAWFGAGVGLKQRGLEQALSLIA; encoded by the coding sequence ATGGCACATCAAATCGAACAAATCGCCTATGTTGGCGAAACCCCTTGGCATGGTCTGGGTAATCAGCTGAGTCCGAATCAACCACTCGAAGTTTGGGCACAGCAAGCTGGGATGGACTGGCGGATTGAATCCTCGAACGTCAGCTATATGGCACAGAATGAACGTGGTCAGAGCATCATCATGCCTTTTGAAGAGCAGCGAGTGTTGTATCGCTCAGATACCCATGCACCTTTATCTGTAGTCAGTCAGCGTTATCAGGAAGTTCAGCCTAAAGAGATTCTGGAGTTCTACCGGGATCTGACTGAGCAGTCTGGCTTTGAGTTAGAAACCGCAGGGGTTTTGAAAGGTGGGAAGAAGTTCTGGGCTTTGGCACGTACCGGGCAAAGTACCGCGTTAAAGTCTAAGGATGTCAGTAATGGTTATATCTTGCTGGCTACTGCATGTGATGGCACGTTGGCAACGACAGCACAATTCACCAGTATCCGAGTGGTCTGTAACAACACGTTAGCCATTGCTCTACGTGGGCAGAGCAGTAGTGCTGGTGTAGTGAAAGTTCCACATAGTACCAAGTTTGACGCAGAGAAAGTGAAGCAGCAATTAGGTATTTCAGTGCGTGCATGGGATGAGCACATGTATGAGATGAAACAGCTCACGCAGCGTAAGGTGAGTCAGCAGGAAGCTAAGGCTTACTTTGATGCGGTGTTCAATAACAGCACCATGTCAATTTCCGATCCTGAAGAAAACATCATTCAGTTCTATCGTAATGTCGCACAGCAAGCTCAAGAGAAAAAGCCTGAACCCAATGGTCGTGCCATGAATAAAGCTTTGGACATGTTCAATGGGCAAGGACGTGGTGCTGAATTGTCATCAGCTAAAGATACGGCTTATGGTTTACTGTGTTCGATTACAGAATTTGTGGATCATGAACGACGTGCCATGAGTACAGATCACCGTCTTGATTCAGCTTGGTTCGGTGCAGGTGTTGGTCTTAAACAAAGAGGATTGGAACAGGCTTTATCTTTGATAGCCTAA